The genome window CGGGTCTTCGACCTTGGGGATGCGACCAAGGTTGCCACTCGATCGGGATGCATAACCGAAATAGGAAAGGACCTGGAGAGCTATAACGGAATAGATACAGGCGTCTTTCTTCTCACCCCAGCGATATTTCAGGCGTTGGCCAAGGCTCAAGCCAAGGGCAGGTATGAACTCTCCGACGGGATCGCCGAGCTGGCCGCCCAGGGGCGCATCCAGACTTATGATATCGGGGAGTGCTTTTGGCTCGACGTTGATACCCCGCGGAGTCTGAGGGAGGCGAAACGTCACCTTGCCAAGCAAGTTGACAAACCAAGTGAGGATGGCTTCATCGCCCGCTACCTCAACCGCCCTCTTTCAATCCGCCTCTCGTGGTTACTCGCTCACACCTCGATCACCCCAAACACCATTACCCTCATCTCCTTCACCATCGCTTTCCTGGGAGCCTGGCTCTTTACGCGCCAGGGTTATCTTCCGGTGTTATTTGCCGGGGTCTTGATCCAGGTCTCCTCTATAATCGACGGCTGCGACGGCGAGATCGCTCGACTTAAAGCTCTCGGCAGCCGCTTTGGGGCTTTTTTTGATACGATCCTCGACCGGTATGCCGATCTGGCCATTGCAGCAGGCGTCACCTACGGATTCTGGCTTACTCATCCCGAGTTCTGGGTATGGTTGGCCGGGATCGGCGCACTATCCGGCTTCCTATTGGCAAGTTATTCTAAGAAGGAGTACCAGCTTCGGTTTCAAAAACCATCCCCTAGCCGGTTTCTGCCAAGGCTTGCCAAGAGGGATTTCCGACTCTTTGTCATCTTCCTCGGGGCCATTGTTGGCCAGCCCTTCTTTGCGATGCTGGGTGTAGGGGTAATCTCACATCTGGCGGTGTTTTGGATTCTCGTTCGTGGCAGGAGAAACTGATGGTTCGGGCTTGGATGCGAATAACCGGTCAGCGGCTTCCTCTTTTGAGCACTCATGGCCTTGACATAGCCGCGGCGATTTATAAACTTAGCTATTCTAGGATATAAGCGAAAGGAGTTACGATGAGTAAGATTCGTGTTGCGATCATCGGGGTGGGCAACTGCGCGAGCTCGCTTGTCCAAGGCGTTTACTACTACCGCAACGCGAAGGAAGGTGAGATAATCCCGGGGATCATGCATGTGAACCTTGGGGGTTACCACATCTCGGATATAGAGTTCTCACTGGGCATAGATATCGACAAGCGTAAGGTAGGCAGGGATTTATCGCAGGCGATATACACATATCCTAACAACACCCAGGTGTTTGCCAAGGTTCCCAAGTCGGGTATCAGGGTGGTGAGAGGTATGGTCCACGACGGTCTGGGGAAGTATCTTTCACAGATCATCACCAAGGCGCCTGGCAACACTGCGGACATCCCACGTCTTCTGCGTGAGACCAAGACCGATGTGGTGGTCAACTTCCTTCCCGTAGGATCAGAGGAGGCAACCAAGTGGTATGTTGAGCAGGCACTTGATGCAGGCTGTGCATTCGTTAACGGAATCCCTGTTTTTATCGCCTCAGGCGGTTACTGGCCTGAGAGGTTCAGCTCCAAGGGGCTGCCAGTCCTTGGCGACGATGTCAAGTCCCAGGTAGGTGCCACCATCGTCCACCGTGTGCTTACTACCCTGTTCCACGAACGCGGGGTGAGGCTTCTTCGAACCAGCCAGCTTAACGTGGGCGGCAACACCGACTTTTTAAACATGCTCGAGCGCGAGCGCCTGGAGTCAAAAAAGATCTCAAAGACCCGTGCAGTGACATCCATGCTGCCCTACGATATGGGCTCAGAGAATGTGCATGTGGGTCCCTCCGACTACGTTCCCTGGCTTGCCGATAGAAAATGGTGCCACCTGCGGATGGAGGGTCAGACCTTCGGTGACGTGCCTTTGAACCTTGAGCTCAAGCTTGAGGTCTGGGACTCGCCCAACTCGGCAGGTGTGATGATAGATGCCATCCGCTGCGTCAAACTCGCTTTAAATCATGGGCTTAAGGGTGCGATTGTAGCCCCTTCAAGCTACTTCTTCAAATCCCCGCCGCGTCAGTATCCGGATTACGTTGCCCGCCGCAGGACCGAGGCCTATATCCGCAGGTACGCTCGCAAGCAGAAGAAAAGAGCTTGATGAGTGGCATGGGGCGAGCAGCCTTTTCGGGGTGGGTGGAGTTGTATGGTAGCGACCTTGACATACTCGGGATGGGATTCATAATAGCATTATACTCTGTGGGCGCTAAAGGATCACTGATATGAGGAGGGGTGTGTTCATAGTATTCGAGGGGATAGAGGGTTCGGGCAAGTCGACCCAGGCCCAGCTTTTGGCCGATGCGCTGGAGAGGAAGGGAGTCAATGTCGACTTTAGCCGGGAGCCAGGGGGAAGCGAGGTGGCAGAGCGGATACGCGCGGTGCTTTTGAACTCGGAGCTTGAGGAGATGCACCCGCGCACAGAGTTGTTGCTTTACCTTGCGGCGCGTGTCGAGCATGTGGCCAAGCGCATTCGTCGCAAGTTGTTTGCAGACAAGGCGGTTGTAATTTCGGACCGCTACACACTCTCCACCCTCGCCTATCAGGCGGGTGGACGCGAGCTCGATACGAAGCGAGTAGCCAGGCTTTGTAAGTTCGCCTCAGGCGGACTGGAGCCTGATCTTACGGTGCTTGTCGATCTCGATGTGAAAGAGGCTTTTGCACGACTGGATAGGCCTCACGATCGCCTGGAGCAGGCCGGTTTGGGGTTTCACCGGAGGGTGCGCGAGGCCTATCTTGCGTTCGCACGACGCGCACCGCGCAAGATCCGCGTCTTTAACGGCGCGAAGGAGAAGATGATGCTGCATGAAGAGATCAAAGGGGTCGCCTTAGACCTTTTGAAAAGTAAGGGGATATTATGAACAAACGTAAACTTACCCTAGGTATACTTGCCATCTCACTGCTTGCAGCTACATGGGTGGGTTCCCGCCTGTGGGCAGCCAAGACGAACATCTACACCTCGCTTGAGGTTTTCCAGCGTGTGCTTCAGATAACCCGTGATACCTATGTCCGTGAGGTGGCGTTGGATTCCATGATCCAGGACGCGATGAAGGGGATGCTCAGTGAACTGGACCCCTACAGTATCTACATGACTCCCAAGGAGTTCGAGAGCCTGAATATCTCGATGCAGGGCGAGTTCGGCGGCTTAGGCATAACCATAGCTATCGCCGACGGCTGGCTCACTGTTATCTCGCCCCTGGAGGGTACCCCTGCATCGGAGGCAGGCCTGCAAGCCGGAGACCGGATCGTCGAGATAGAGGGGGAGTCTACCGAAGGGATAACGGTAGACGAGGCGGTTTCAAAGCT of candidate division TA06 bacterium B3_TA06 contains these proteins:
- a CDS encoding inositol-3-phosphate synthase, with amino-acid sequence MSKIRVAIIGVGNCASSLVQGVYYYRNAKEGEIIPGIMHVNLGGYHISDIEFSLGIDIDKRKVGRDLSQAIYTYPNNTQVFAKVPKSGIRVVRGMVHDGLGKYLSQIITKAPGNTADIPRLLRETKTDVVVNFLPVGSEEATKWYVEQALDAGCAFVNGIPVFIASGGYWPERFSSKGLPVLGDDVKSQVGATIVHRVLTTLFHERGVRLLRTSQLNVGGNTDFLNMLERERLESKKISKTRAVTSMLPYDMGSENVHVGPSDYVPWLADRKWCHLRMEGQTFGDVPLNLELKLEVWDSPNSAGVMIDAIRCVKLALNHGLKGAIVAPSSYFFKSPPRQYPDYVARRRTEAYIRRYARKQKKRA
- the tmk gene encoding dTMP kinase is translated as MRRGVFIVFEGIEGSGKSTQAQLLADALERKGVNVDFSREPGGSEVAERIRAVLLNSELEEMHPRTELLLYLAARVEHVAKRIRRKLFADKAVVISDRYTLSTLAYQAGGRELDTKRVARLCKFASGGLEPDLTVLVDLDVKEAFARLDRPHDRLEQAGLGFHRRVREAYLAFARRAPRKIRVFNGAKEKMMLHEEIKGVALDLLKSKGIL